One genomic segment of Paraburkholderia aromaticivorans includes these proteins:
- a CDS encoding S53 family peptidase, which produces MVNKHPLPGSERTVEQGSKVVGQCDPAERIEVFVMLRRQQQAQFDALMSKIEAGDPNVKPLSREALAKDYGAAPEDIAKVKAFATQHGLTVVREDPAARSVVLGGTIAQFQTAFAVHLEHYEHHTAGQFRGRTGTISVPDDLRDVVQAVMGLDNRPQARPHFRIRPPFQPARGPQVSFTPPQLASLYHFPQGDGGGQCVGIIELGGGYNTADLKSYFASLGVASPTVKSVGVDQGSNQPSGDPNGPDGEVTLDIEIVGAIVPGAKIAVYFTQNSDAGFIDAVSRAVHDATNKPSVISISWGGPEANWTSQSLQAFNSVLQTAAALGVTVCAASGDSGSSDGAGGGDQVDFPASSPYVLACGGTNLTASGTSISHEVVWNDGAQGGASGGGVSQAFTAPVWQNGLSATSSSGGKKALGGRGVPDVAGDASPLTGYSVLIDGTQTVVGGTSAVAPLWAALIARINAAKGQPAGFINPRLYKTPGVCNDITQGNNGSFVASAGWDACTGLGSPNGQKVAAAL; this is translated from the coding sequence ATGGTCAACAAGCATCCGCTGCCAGGCAGTGAACGAACAGTGGAACAGGGTTCGAAAGTCGTGGGGCAATGCGATCCGGCGGAGCGGATCGAGGTGTTCGTCATGTTGCGCCGTCAGCAACAGGCGCAATTCGACGCGCTGATGAGCAAGATCGAAGCCGGCGACCCGAATGTCAAGCCGCTCTCGCGTGAGGCGCTCGCAAAAGACTACGGCGCCGCGCCGGAGGACATCGCCAAGGTCAAGGCTTTCGCAACCCAGCACGGTTTGACGGTGGTGCGCGAAGATCCGGCCGCGCGCTCGGTCGTGCTGGGCGGCACGATTGCCCAGTTTCAGACCGCGTTCGCCGTCCACCTGGAACATTACGAGCATCATACGGCCGGCCAGTTCCGCGGCCGCACCGGCACGATCAGCGTGCCCGACGACCTGCGCGACGTGGTGCAAGCCGTGATGGGCCTCGACAATCGCCCGCAGGCGCGGCCGCACTTTCGCATCCGGCCGCCATTCCAGCCGGCCCGTGGCCCGCAGGTTTCCTTTACGCCGCCGCAGCTCGCCTCGCTCTATCATTTTCCGCAGGGCGACGGCGGTGGCCAGTGCGTCGGCATCATCGAGCTGGGCGGCGGCTATAACACCGCCGATCTGAAGTCTTATTTCGCGAGCCTCGGTGTTGCATCGCCCACGGTGAAGTCGGTCGGCGTCGATCAGGGCAGCAATCAGCCGAGCGGCGATCCGAACGGGCCGGACGGCGAGGTCACGCTCGATATCGAGATCGTCGGCGCCATCGTGCCCGGCGCGAAGATTGCGGTGTATTTCACGCAGAACAGCGACGCCGGCTTCATCGACGCGGTCAGTCGCGCGGTGCACGACGCGACCAACAAACCGTCGGTGATTTCGATCAGCTGGGGCGGCCCGGAGGCGAACTGGACCAGCCAGTCGCTGCAGGCTTTCAACAGCGTGCTGCAGACAGCGGCGGCGCTTGGCGTCACAGTGTGCGCGGCGTCGGGCGACAGCGGTTCGAGCGACGGCGCGGGCGGTGGCGACCAGGTCGACTTCCCTGCGTCGAGTCCGTATGTGTTGGCCTGCGGTGGGACGAACCTCACCGCGTCGGGCACGTCGATCTCGCACGAGGTGGTGTGGAACGACGGCGCCCAGGGGGGCGCGAGCGGCGGCGGCGTGAGCCAGGCCTTTACCGCGCCGGTGTGGCAGAACGGCTTGTCCGCCACGTCGTCGAGCGGCGGCAAGAAGGCGCTTGGCGGGCGCGGCGTGCCGGACGTGGCCGGCGACGCTTCTCCTTTGACCGGCTACAGCGTATTGATCGACGGCACGCAGACCGTGGTGGGCGGCACCAGCGCGGTCGCGCCGCTGTGGGCGGCGCTGATCGCGCGAATCAATGCGGCCAAGGGGCAGCCGGCCGGTTTCATCAATCCCAGGCTGTACAAGACGCCGGGCGTGTGCAACGACATTACGCAAGGCAACAACGGCAGCTTCGTGGCGTCGGCGGGCTGGGATGCCTGCACGGGCCTCGGCAGTCCCAATGGCCAGAAGGTGGCCGCCGCACTATAG